CTGAGACAGGCTTGCAAAACGGTTGGGAGGAACAGCCATGATGATTCCTAGCCTTCGAAGGGGCGTTTCAGATTCCCGAATTTGTTGAGCAAAACTCGCTGTTCCGTCATGATTCTTTGCAGCGGCACGCCCTCGGTGAGTTCCAGGACGACAGCATCGGAATCTATGCGCAGGATCCTGCCCGTCACCTGCGTGCGGCCGTGATCCTGAAAAATAATCGTGGCATCCAAGGGATTTTCCGTATCCAGGACAAAAGCTGAACGCTTGGCGTCGAAGGAGAATTTCACACCCTTCTCGCTCAGATTGATCACAGGAAATTTTCCGTTGCCGATGGCAATCTGCGGCCTGGCTTCCTTGGGATATTCCAGGCGGAAGTAATTGCGACTCGGTTTTTCCAATTTTTCGGTCATTTCACATCCGTATGCCCAGGATCTACTAAAATTGTGACGTAGTTTGATGGGGCCGTCAATTGCAGGGCCGCCCTGCCGATGCCAGCTCACATACGTTAGACTAAGGAAGAGCCCGTTCGATTCAGCGAACATCCCGGTGAGCGGGGCGGGTTTTTTCGGTGGAAAGGTCTTTGCAAGCTACGGGTAACGCGTTACTTTGCATTCGACTTTACCGATTCCATAAAACCAAAAAAGCGCGGGGACGGGCCTGATATGAAGGGTGAGAGTCAAAGACAAGCCATACGCCAAAGACTCAAAACAGAGACATTCGATGTGGCCGTCGTGGGCGGCGGCATCAACGGTGCGGTGGCCGTGGCAGCCCTGAGCGCGGCTGGTTATAAAGTAGCCTTGGTCGAAAAAAAGGACTTTGCCTCCAGCACCTCCCAGGAATCCTCGAACCTCGTCTGGGGCGGCATCAAATACCTCGAAAGCTATGAATTTTCCCTGGTCTGGGACCTTTGTCGATCCCGCAACGAACTCATGCGTCGTTACCCGCATGAGGTGCAGGAGCTGCGCTTTTTCACCAATCTCGAGCGTGGCTTTCGGAAACCCCGTATCCTGGTCTTTCTGGGGGCGGTCCTCTATTGGTTTATGGGTCGTTTTAAAACCCGTCCGCCGCGCCTTCTGTCCCGGGCTACGATTGAACGGGATGAGCCCCTGGTTTCAACCAAAACCAGTCAGGGCGGGCTTGAGTATTCGGACTGTTTTTTAAAGGACAATGACGCCCGTTTCGTCTTTCACTTCATTCGCCGCGGCCTGCGTTCCGGAGCGGCCGTTCTAAATTATGTGGAAGCCCGCGAGGGGCAGCGCGGGGATGATGGACTCTGGTCGGTGGCCTGTGTCGATCATGAGGCCAAGGAAAGTTTTGCGGTGAAAGCGCGGGTCCTGATCAATGCCGGTGGCCCCTTCGCGGATCGCTTCAATAAGGCCTGTGGCGTCACGACCCAGCATCAGCACATCTTTTCCAAAGGCGTGCATCTGATCGTGCCGCGTTTGAATGAGAGCGAGCGCGTGCTGACGTTTTTCGCCGATGACGGTCGGCTCTTTTTCGTGATTCCCATGGGCTCCTGTTCCTGCATCGGTACCACGGACACGCGCGTGACCGAGCTGCCGGCCACTGTGAATGATGAGGATCGCCAGTTCATCCTCGATAACATCAATAAGCGCCTCAATCTTCCGAAGCCTTTGACCATGGCCGATGTGATCGCCGAACGCTGCGGCGTCAGGCCCTTGGTGATCAAAGGCAACGCGGGTGATTTCGATCAGGAGGAATGGATCAACCTGTCGCGCAAGCATGTGCTCGAATGCAATCATGAGGACAGGCATATCAGTATCTTTGGGGGCAAGCTCACCGACTGCTTGAATATCGGCCGGGAACTGGTGGATGACGTCCGCGACATGGGATTGACTGATGGTGAAGCTGCCATCTGGTACGGTGCCGGTGATCCTGTGATGGAACAGAAATACCGAAAACTTGTGGCGACTCTTCGGTGGAATGATAAGGAATGGAAGGGCGAGGGTCGATCCAGTGAAAGGCTCTGGCGCCTTTACGGTGATGACGCTTTGAGCCTTGCCGAACGCATCCAGGCCGATCCCTCCCTGGCGGAGCCTGTGCTTCCCGAAGCGCCCGTGCTCTTCGCCGAAGTCGCGCATATGGCCGATCATGAGCTTATCGTGGACCTGGAGGATTTCCTGCGCCGCCGCACACGCCTCAGCCTCGTTGTGAAGCATGAAGTTTTGGAGCAGAGCGCCGGTCTGAAGAAAGCGGCCGCGATACTCTTCGGGCAGGATGCGGATAAGCGCTGGCAGGCTTATTTTCAGCGTACTGCAAAACCGCAGAAGACCCGGGCCTGATCGCTCCAAGGTGATATTACCCACGTCCCATTGGAGTCTTTCCCGCCCGTCATGCGTACGATCACCGAAAAGGATCTGGTCTCGGCGCATGACTTGTGCCAACCTCAGGCGTTGGGAACGATGGCGGCGAGGGACCTGTGACACCAAAGACGACTCCGAAGAAAAGCAAGATTATCATAAGGCGCTGGCGGGAAGAGGACTTTGCGGGCCTTGTTCAGTGCCAGAAAGCCGTTTATCAAAGCGACTTTCCCACCGACTCGGCCAGTGATCGCCGCCTCTTCGAACTTGAATTCAAGAAGTTTCCCGAAGGCCAGGTGCTGGCCGAAGCGGACGGCAAAATCGTGGGCTATGCCTGCGCGATCATTGTCCAGCTGGATGATGCGCAGCCTTACTACACCTATTCCGAAATCACCGGCGACAGCACCTTCAGTACCCATGATCCGAGTGGTGACACGCTCTATGGTGCGGATATTGCCGTGCATCCGGATTATCGGGGCAGCGGGATTGCGGGGCTTCTCTACGGCCAGCGCATGCGCATCATGAAACGCTATAATTTAAGGCGTATGGTGGCCCATGGACGCCTGCCCAACTACCATAAGTACGTGGGCCAGTTCACGCCCGAAGAGTATGTGCATGAGGTGCAGGCGCGGCGGATTTTGGATCCGGCTTTGATCGCGCACCTGAAGGCCGGCTATTCGGTGAAGGCCATTCTGTTTGATCAGCTGGTCGATCGCTCCAGCATGAACTACACGACCTGGCTGGAAAAGCTCAATCCGGATTTTTCCGAAGCGAAGCGTCGCATCGCCTCGACGCCCATCAAAAGGCCGGTTCGCCGCATTCGCGTCTGCACCGCGCAAAGCGAGATGAAAAATATCACAAGCTGGGAAGAATTCCGGCGCAATGTGATCTTCTTTGTGAAGACCGCCGCGTCCTATCACTGCCACTTTCTTTTGTTCCCCGAACTTTTCACGCTGCAGCTGCTCGGTCTTCTGCAGCATAATCGTGATGATATACCATCCAAACTGAAGGAACTGGCCCAAAGGGTGGACGAGTACAAAGAACTTTTCCGGGAACTGGCCCAGGCGCATGGGCTTTATATCATCGGCGGAACCCACCCCTGCCTGCGCGGCGACAGGGTTTACAACACCTCGTATTTTTTCACTCCGACCGGCCGCGTCTATGAGCAGGATAAACTGCACATCTCACGCTCGGAGCGCCTATCCTATGCCTTCAATCCCGGCGAGGCCATCCGGGTTTTCGATACACCGATGGCCCGCATCGCTATTCTGGTGTCCTACGACATTGAATTCCCTGAATTGAGCCGCCTGCTTGTCAACTACGGAGCGGAGGTTCTTTTCGTCCCCTTTGCGACCGATGAAAGAAAGGCCTATAACCGCATACGTTTCTGCGCGCATGCCCGTGCGGTGGAAAACTGCGTGTATGTGGTCATCGCCGGAAATGTCGGCAACCTTGCGCACGCCGAAACCCTGATGATCAACTACGCGCAGTCCGCGATCATCACCCCGAGCGACTTCGCGTTTCCGTCTCATTCCATCGAAGCCGAAGCCGATCCCAATACCGAAACCGTGGCCATTGCCGAGCTGGATATCTCGAACCTTTTGCTGCAAAGGGATATCGGTACGGTCAGGCCCATGTTCGATCTGAGGGTGGATCTTTTCGAAACACAGGCCAAGGTACCTTTGGATTTGATTCGCTGTGACTGATGGTCTCAGGGGCAGGTTCCTGGACTTGCGCTCACCGTGTAGGGCGCATCCATGGGATAAAGGTTGGCTCCGTCGACCGTAAAATTGTAACGCGCTCCCGTGCCACAGGCCTGGACAAAATCATAGTACTGTTCCGCGGCATCCAGCCTGATTACATCCAGAGTATTGGATAGAAAGCTCTGACCTTCCACGATGCGCACCGCGCTTGCGCTTTTGATCACATACGCAGCTCCCGTCGATCCCGGGGCCAACACGCCTTTGCCATTTTTATCGAGAAGGACGGCGGTCGCTTCATCCACGCCCAGCCCGGTGACAAGGTCGGGGGCGGATATCGCGCCGTCTGCGAATTGTCTTGCCATAAATGTAGCCAGCCGTCCGAATCGTTCTCTCTGACGGAAATGGCTGTCGGTCACAAGGTTTTTGAGGAAGGGGACGTTGAGCATGCCCCGGGTGAAACTGATGGCCGGATCAAAAGGATCCCGCGTTGCCGTGCCGGTCGTGACGCTTGCGGTTCCCGCGCTGACAGCATCAAAGACAAAAGGTCCCATAATAGCAAGGCCCGCACTGGTTCCACCGATAACTCCTCCCCGCTGGTAAACCCGCTGGACCGCTTTCATCAGTTCGCTGTCCTTCCAGGCCACGTAATCCGCCTGGTTTCCCCCTGCGAAAAAGATCAGCTCGGCCCGATCCACCAGTTTTGCAGCGATGGCAAGATCAGCCGTGGATATGACTCTCGGGATAACGAGGGTTTGAACGGAAGAAAACATGGCCAGACCATTGAGATAGGCATCGTAGCCATCAGCTCCCGTGGCCCGGATGACCAGCACATCACCGGCCTTGGTCTGAGGATCCCCGGCTATCACATCGTGGGCCCAGACAAAGGCTGAATCCACATCCGTTCCGCCGCCCATAAGTATCATTCCAGGACCTTTCGGTGGTCTCACATCGTCCTGGGTTGAACCCAGCCGAGTCGTAGCCAAAATCGTTTCTGGCAGGACGACAGGACCTTCGGGAAACTTGCTCTCAGCTTTGAATGGATCCGTAGACGGCTCGTTGCTGGACGCAGCGGGTGTGCATGAAC
This region of Oligoflexus sp. genomic DNA includes:
- a CDS encoding PilZ domain-containing protein, with amino-acid sequence MTEKLEKPSRNYFRLEYPKEARPQIAIGNGKFPVINLSEKGVKFSFDAKRSAFVLDTENPLDATIIFQDHGRTQVTGRILRIDSDAVVLELTEGVPLQRIMTEQRVLLNKFGNLKRPFEG
- a CDS encoding glycerol-3-phosphate dehydrogenase/oxidase, yielding MKGESQRQAIRQRLKTETFDVAVVGGGINGAVAVAALSAAGYKVALVEKKDFASSTSQESSNLVWGGIKYLESYEFSLVWDLCRSRNELMRRYPHEVQELRFFTNLERGFRKPRILVFLGAVLYWFMGRFKTRPPRLLSRATIERDEPLVSTKTSQGGLEYSDCFLKDNDARFVFHFIRRGLRSGAAVLNYVEAREGQRGDDGLWSVACVDHEAKESFAVKARVLINAGGPFADRFNKACGVTTQHQHIFSKGVHLIVPRLNESERVLTFFADDGRLFFVIPMGSCSCIGTTDTRVTELPATVNDEDRQFILDNINKRLNLPKPLTMADVIAERCGVRPLVIKGNAGDFDQEEWINLSRKHVLECNHEDRHISIFGGKLTDCLNIGRELVDDVRDMGLTDGEAAIWYGAGDPVMEQKYRKLVATLRWNDKEWKGEGRSSERLWRLYGDDALSLAERIQADPSLAEPVLPEAPVLFAEVAHMADHELIVDLEDFLRRRTRLSLVVKHEVLEQSAGLKKAAAILFGQDADKRWQAYFQRTAKPQKTRA
- a CDS encoding bifunctional GNAT family N-acetyltransferase/carbon-nitrogen hydrolase family protein, giving the protein MTPKTTPKKSKIIIRRWREEDFAGLVQCQKAVYQSDFPTDSASDRRLFELEFKKFPEGQVLAEADGKIVGYACAIIVQLDDAQPYYTYSEITGDSTFSTHDPSGDTLYGADIAVHPDYRGSGIAGLLYGQRMRIMKRYNLRRMVAHGRLPNYHKYVGQFTPEEYVHEVQARRILDPALIAHLKAGYSVKAILFDQLVDRSSMNYTTWLEKLNPDFSEAKRRIASTPIKRPVRRIRVCTAQSEMKNITSWEEFRRNVIFFVKTAASYHCHFLLFPELFTLQLLGLLQHNRDDIPSKLKELAQRVDEYKELFRELAQAHGLYIIGGTHPCLRGDRVYNTSYFFTPTGRVYEQDKLHISRSERLSYAFNPGEAIRVFDTPMARIAILVSYDIEFPELSRLLVNYGAEVLFVPFATDERKAYNRIRFCAHARAVENCVYVVIAGNVGNLAHAETLMINYAQSAIITPSDFAFPSHSIEAEADPNTETVAIAELDISNLLLQRDIGTVRPMFDLRVDLFETQAKVPLDLIRCD
- a CDS encoding cyanophycinase, with translation MATTRLGSTQDDVRPPKGPGMILMGGGTDVDSAFVWAHDVIAGDPQTKAGDVLVIRATGADGYDAYLNGLAMFSSVQTLVIPRVISTADLAIAAKLVDRAELIFFAGGNQADYVAWKDSELMKAVQRVYQRGGVIGGTSAGLAIMGPFVFDAVSAGTASVTTGTATRDPFDPAISFTRGMLNVPFLKNLVTDSHFRQRERFGRLATFMARQFADGAISAPDLVTGLGVDEATAVLLDKNGKGVLAPGSTGAAYVIKSASAVRIVEGQSFLSNTLDVIRLDAAEQYYDFVQACGTGARYNFTVDGANLYPMDAPYTVSASPGTCP